From Pan troglodytes isolate AG18354 chromosome 1, NHGRI_mPanTro3-v2.0_pri, whole genome shotgun sequence:
TCTAATAAAAATTGAATATGTTGAGTTCAAGTACTCTGAAAAAGGAGTTGAATATAGTTGGAGGTTGGTTTTTAGGAAttactatttttcttaaattaactATCCTTGTAGTCACCTAGGAATTGTGTATTTTCTATAGATCTTAGAAAATTATCAAATCTAcagttcattttgttttttcaatttttttttttttaagagatggagtcttgctgtattaacgttgaactcctggcctcaaccagttctcccatctcagcttctgaagtagctggggctgcaggtgccACTGAGCTTGGCTTCtttattggtatttttattaAACGCTTTTCTCTAATGTCTTTGTAACAGTTCTCAGTTTTTGAAATGCTGTTACTGGTTCTTTAGTGTGAACTGtcaactttcattttttcttttctttacttttcttttctttttttcttttttgagacagagtctcgctctgtcacccagactggagtgcagtggtgcgatcttggctcactgcgacctctgcctcctgggttcaagtgattctcctgcctgagcctcccgagtagctgggattacaggtgcgcaccactgtgcctggctaattttttttttttttttttgtatttttagtagaggtggtgtttcaccatgtcaggctggtctcgaactcctgaactcatgatccccctcgccctgccttggcctcccaaagtgctgggattacaggcatgagccaccacgcctggcctcagctttcattttcatttggttaGTTTTTGAACTATTCAGTGGGTAAAGTTGTATAAATAAGTGTCTTTTCTCTGTATAGAAGTTTCTTGGAGTTCAAGGAGTGCTGCTTTGCAAACTCATAGAGTATTTATAAAAGCTAACTGCAGAAGGTATTCATAGGCTAAACCGTTTCCTATTCTTGGTAGCACCATTTTCTCTGGCCTGAAATACTTTCCTTCTACTATTAGTGCCTGTCGATACCCAGCAGTGTATTTACTTTCCTGAGGAAAAATTCAAATGCTAAGTGCTTTAAGACCTAAGGGTGGAAAAGCAGTGTTTTCAGGCATTATTaggaaaataagatttaaattaGACACCCAGAAACAAAAACAGGTTTGTAATTGGTAAAGTGAAAGATGGTTAAAGAAGGTTAGATTGACCAAAGCgagaatttaccttttttttttttttttttgagacagagtctcatgccgttgcccaggctggagtgcagtggcgtgatcttggctcaccgtaacctccacttcctgggttcaagcagttctcccacttgagcctcccgagtagctgggtgacatgcgccaccacgctcagctaatttctttgtatttttagtagagactgggtttctccatgttggtcaggctggtctcgaactcctgacctcagtgatctgcccgccttggcctcccaaaatgctgggattacaggcatgagccactgtgtccggctgagagtgtaccttttttttttttttatcaagcaATCTAGTACTTGATCCTAATATTCTTTGTGGTAGGTGTTTGCATTTTTAGATTAGGAAAAGGGAAATCTAGGAGTCCTAGGAAATACAGTTGGTATATGGGAACTGATATGTAATTAGACTTAATGACTTAAGCACTTAACTATAATCTTAACCTCTCCAGTTGTCTGATGAAGTTAGTATATGGGAACTGATACATAGACTTAAGTGATCCATGTTGAATTTATGACTTCAGCACTTAACTATAATTTTACCCTCTCCAGTTGTCTGATGATGATAAAAACTTGAAGCAGTTATCCATATGGGGATCTCTTTGGGGAATCCCAGTCACCAAAAGTtaggttttctttaatattttttcatggaAGATTTCAAATATActcaaaattgaaataattatataataaattcttaTGAGCCCATCACACATCAATAATGAATGTACAGTATTGCAGTGTGGAGCTTGGCCTATTGCTGACCACTCAGCAATGTGGCAGAACCACTCCATGATTCCCCATGGAAATGGGAACTACTTCAGTTGTCCTTTTATAGAAAAATTCAGTAAGTATCTGCTGATTGTGCCCTACTTGTGACTTGAagccaggttttgttttgttttgttttgttttgtttttaacagtcttgctctgtcatccaagagGGGCATGATattggtgcactgcaacctccacctcctgggttcaagtgattctcgtgcctcagcctcccgagtagctgggactatgggcgtgcaccaccacacctggctaatttttgtatttagtagagatggagtttcatcatgttgcccaggctgctcttgaactcctgagctcaagcaatctacccacctccacctcccaaagtgctaagattacaggcatgagccaccatgacagCAAAGCTGGGTATTTCTTAAATTGGTTCAGTCAGGTGCAATAAATTATTTGCCctactctaaaatttaaaaatcttctaaGAGAATTATGGTTTTGCAGCTGAGGTTTTTTTAAGACTTGAGCTCCCTGGACTCCTACATATATCCTTAGAACAACATTGTCCAGTAGAAGTACAATGTGAGCCACATGTTTTGTTTAACCCAGCATATCCAAAATATTACCCCCTTTGCATGTgcttaatataaaaatttaagatgATTTATATTCCAGGTTTTCAATATTCAGTGAGTAATTTTACACTTAGAGCAAGTATCATTTCAGATTAGTCACATTTCGAGTACTCAATaaccacatatggctagtggctaccttACTAGATAGCATAGCCTTTGAGTCCCACAAAGTGTTCACATTCTATGTGTTTACACACATCTTTTGAAGTGTCATGACAGCCAGATAGGATCCAGATTTTCTTTAAATCTGGTCTCTCTTCCGGATTCCTAGTTGATTACTTCTTTGTTGCTTCTTATATGGATGTATCAGAAGTTTAATAATCTCATGATTATTATGTTAACTGCCTGAAGTATTAATGGTAGCAATAAATTgaactataattttaatttttcaagtaaATTTTCTTATGTGATactaaatatttcacatatacATGTATCAGGAAGTAAATGGGGGTAATTTAGTAATGAATAGTATATAATAGTTTAtgatggtatttttcttttttttttttttagattgcaGCAAAAATTGGAGGTGATGCAGGGACATCACTGAATTCAAATGACTATGGTTATGGGGGACAAAAAAGACCTTTAGAAGATGGAGGTAAGTTATACTcttaagtattttaaattgtttttcagagTGTTTAGTTGAAGTGATTCTCggtatttttctgttattttattgagatattaACTTTTATTATAAGGTTGTTAAAATTGTAAGCTGTATATTGGCCTAAAAGGGGGGAAAGAAAACTAGACAAGGTaagtaaaatttgaaagaaattttttaaaaattttttaaaaaaaggaagttttgtcttaatagaaaacaatttattttccctcttttagGATTGTGCCAGATTGAAAGTTTGCACAGACGTCTTGTTAATAgtattaaaaaacatataaattgcTTAGAAGACACTTCACTGGTTTTACTCATACGTGAATGGATTTTAATATGCCGTATTTTCgtcatttttctatttccaaTTGCACCTTAAAGGTTGAAATTCCTATAGTTTGCTACTCTAGTGTGTTGCAGGttataccatttttttttaatgttctttactTTCAGTACTTTTGTGTTTCACGTTTAGCTTTAAACCTGTGGATTAAAACAGTGGATTTACagtgctttgtatttttaaaaatcgtaATCGTTGAAGCTTCTGAACTTAGAAGTCtgcatgtattttttgttttaggtttGATATATGAGTTttgatacattttctttttacccttttttttaaagggaggatTCTCACTGAGGCTATAGAATGTATTTGTAGCTTTTGACCAGGAGAACttggtttccttttatttaagTGTCTTTCATACTTATAGTGAGgtttttaatgtagaaaaaaaatgagctaaTGATGCTTCAGATGTTGTATGtaatgtattctttttattttatgtgtagatGGCTCTTGGACAAGTCCGAGCAGTACAACACACTGGGAGGGAATGCCCTCTCCTTTTAAAGgcaggaatttttatttattacctGTGTTCAGTATGTAAACGTGAAATAAACCAGTGGATTCTTAAATGGACACAAATATTTCTTGGATTATGTGTctgcacatattttatttttgctgcaCAACATTCTGATGTTTAATCATTTAAGTTTGAAGGGGGGAGGAGAATGTAGTACTTTGagctataggttgtctgttccaAGGTATGCATTGTATTCATCTGTGTAATGGATTTAGATGAAGGTAGTCATGTAGTTgctttgagattttatttttttgctaaagTTTTATGCAGTGAAATGtttgtttataaataatagaacagTTTAGGTTGAGATTGCCTTGTAATGTTGtgggggggttttttgttttattttttggggcATAGCTTTGTGGTCACTGTCAGATACACTTTAATGTCAGATTTTTGTAGTTTGATAGGCTTTTCTCCCCCCAGTCTTCAGTTCCTGAGGTGGAAGCATCATTAGCCTTTAGCATGTGATATTTTGCTAGTAATGGACCTAAAGTACGTTGTCTTGTATCATTCTAATGTGCTTAACATACATTAAGGTCAGtgatttcttaaaaatcagaTAACTATTTTAATGTCTGTGCATCTTTTGAACGTGGAGAGAATGAAGTATCGTTTCTTTTTTAGATTACTGAGTTTGGGTTGAATTTTGGCAGTTTTGGTTCAAATGATAAACCATACCTTCAgatatttcaataaatgtttatattgttATTCTTGTTTGGGAGGGGAGAAGCTTTGTACTTAATtggcaaaaaattaaaagacacttAATTTTGCAGATCAACCAGATGCTAAGAAAGTTGCTCCTCAAAATGACTGTAAGTATTCCTTTTAAACTGGGTCAAAAGCTAAAGTAACAATTTCAATGTTAAGATTTTGTTCATATTGGAAATCATCGTTCTCAGTAAACTaccgcaagaacaaaaaacccaacatcgcatattctcactcataggtgggaattgaacaatgagatcacatggacacatgaaggggaatatcacactctggggactgtggtggggtggggggatgggggagggatagcactgggagatatacctaaggctagatgacgagttagtgggtgcagcacaccagcatggcacatgtatacatatgtaactgacctgcacaatgtgcacatgtaccctaaaacttaaagtataataataaaaacaaaacaaaacaaaacaaaaaagattttgttCATATTATTGGGTATCTTTGAAGTTAGTTGGTTTATGAGTATTTTGGATCAGCTAGCCTgaatttctttgtaaatatatacctttttctcctattttacaATCTGTCCCATTAATTGTGGCCGGGTATATGTAAGGATTGGttgctgaattattttacatatttaacaaCTCCAATTCTTGATCTATACTTGTACAActtgaaaaaggaaattattttgttctGTGCCATTGCTAATATAATGTCTTCCCTTTCATTGGCTCTCTTGCCCCTGTCAATGCCAATATAAATATTGTGTAAAAAATTTGACTCTCTTCAAGGTGTTGTCTGTGCATTAGGGAGAGATTTTTGAATGTTTGATGTGATTGTGTtgttaaatatataagtaaatttaaattttgaatttttgttttatttttatttaattttttgatagcTTTTGGAACACAGTTACCACCGATGCATCAGCAGCAAAGGTACAGTCACAAGATTTTCAAAAACTACTCTGCAAGTTTTGGTTGAGCTGTATGTAAAAACACAACCACATTGGTGTATATTGaatatgtgtctgtgtatttttTGGTGTACCTAGTTCATATCACTCCCCGTGGGAAGGTACCATAAAgtgatgatttttcttttgagtGAGAAAAATTTGTGATTTGGAGAGATAGGTGGAATTAACCACATTTTAGAAGAACGGGGGTGAATTGGAGTAACTGTTAAGATGACATTCTCTAAACTCCACTTCAACTTCTTTACAGTTAATGCCTTCAGACTGTTCCATTCATCATCCCTTCTTCACTTGATGTGtcatcttaaaattcttaatttaacTACTCAAGTAATAAGACCATATTTTTTGACGTGAGTCTGAGCCTAGAACCTTAGTTTAAGCCATTGGGAGACATTAGACttccatttttattaatagaTTAGCTTTTATTTGTAAACAAAGTATCTTTCATTGAAGGAAAATGGTGCTTTCTGTTATTTCTTAGCAGATCTGTAATGACAGAAGAATACAAAGTTCCAGATGGAATGGTTGGATTCAGTAAGtaacttgatttttaaagttttgaaaacATGATCAAAACATACTTTAGAATctttcaaccaaaaaaaaaaaatttttttttttttctaactagtAATTGGCAGAGGAGGTGAACAGATCTCACGCATACAACAGGAATCTGGATGCAAAATACAGATAGCTCCTGGTAATGTTACATTCTCATGGTATTTTCAGTGTGACTAGaaaactagctttttttttttttaaggcttctAGTAACATTAATGCTACTTTTAATCTTttgacctgaagttttctgtttgttttaaattgtaGACAGTGGTGGCCTTCCAGAAAGGTCCTGTATGTTAACTGGAACACCTGAATCTGTCCAGTAAGtttgaaaaatcttaaaaatctacTTAGGTAACAACAGCAGAACTCTTTGAATTTCGTCTCTTCTCTTTGTTACTGCTTTATTTTACACTATGGTTTCGCTGCCACCTTCCCTCAAAGTCCTCCAACTCCTTTGAAGTTTATGCCTCATGCCTTTCTCAGGTAGGGTTCATCATCTGAATCATTAAACACAGAAAATGGTTAAAACAACTCCATATCTACTCCAGTCTCTACTTGTAAAGCCACGTGTAGCCTGGAGAAGAATGCACAGTCAGGTTGACTGGTGACACCTAAAACTCAGACATTAAGCTCAAGTGGACTGTTGTGTTGCCTGTATTTCCCTAGTTCCATTCACTTTTCCACTCCTCTCCCAGGCTCTTTAATACTGTATTTCCCCACCTCCAAATCTTCAGCATCTAACCCCACCCTCTCCCACTTAAGCTTATTTactgagaaaatggaagcaaatgataagaagcttttctttttccctacCACTAAACCTACCAGCCTTCATTTTTCCTCTGTTCACATAGTACTCAGGTAATTGCTTTCCTTTTGTGTTCGTGTGCCTAAAGCCAGCCCTTTCTTCCTACTGAAGGTTCAGCCTGCAGTTGTACTTTCTTCTGCATTATTAGTTCTCCCTCATTactaggttttttcttttcttttttttgagacgaagtctcgctctgttgccaggctggactcggctcactgcaacctccgcctcccgagtagctgggactacaggtgcatgccaccacacccagctaatttttgtatttttttagtagagacagggtttcaccatgttggccgggatggtctcgatctcttgacctcatgatccacccacctcggcctcccaaagtcctgggattacaggcgtgagccacttcccCCCAGCCTGATTTTCTTTATGGCACTTTCCAAATAATGTGTTATTCATTTGACatgttatttttacttatttaatgaAATGAAGCCACTCTAGCAGGAACCCTGTTTCTTTGAGTGCTATTACCCCATTACCTAGAATAGCACCTGCACATagttgatatttaaatatttgttgaatgaataattgtAGCATATGAGTAAGCAAAATGgtagtttaaaaatgtaaataaatcatTTAGTTCTTGGAAGAATCAGTTTAATTCTAAGATAACTTTAGCATTAGAGTTCTTTCTTGGAAATTTTGgactattctttaaaaattgtatatctagaaaattttTTTGCATAATCTCTCAATCTTTGACCCTTGATGGCATTTTCTTTcagttaaaagtaaaaacattgtTAAAGTTAGCATCAAGGCACCTAATCCTGAACTGGGATAGGAGGAGTTATATTGCTTTATATTTCTCTATTTGAATAAGCTTGGGTATGCTACAGCttactatttaaatattaatttgttaACAGGTCAGCAAAACGGTTACTGGACCAGATTGTTGAAAAAGGAAGACCAGCTCCTGGCTTCCATCATGGCGATGGACCGGGAAATGCAGTTCAAGAAATCATGATTCCAGCTAGCAAGGCAGGATTAGTCATTGGAAAAGGGGGAGAAACTATTAAACAGCTTCAGGTATTGTTATTTTTGTGAAATGGCTACTTTTGATCTGTTTTGATGCCCATTTTTGTCCACTTCCTtttgttaatatatattatttctatgattataacAGGAACGGGCTGGAGTTAAAATGGTTATGATTCAAGACGGGCCGCAGAACACTGGTGCTGACAAACCTCTTAGGATTACAGGAGACCCATATAAAGTTCAAGTAAACTTAACTTTatactttataaagaaagagtGGGTTGAATGGGGTTGGGCAAAATATGcatgaataattaaaatgttttgagaCATGCTTTCTAAATTAGCTAACTTTTTCTGCTTTAGCAAGCCAAGGAAATGGTGTTAGAGTTAATTCGTGATCAAGGCGGTTTCAGAGAAGTTCGGAATGAGTATGGGTCAAGAATAGGAGGAAATGAAGGGATAGATGTAAGTAAAAATACCCATTCCGAAATGGTTGTATGCTAATTCATAAATATAAtagtgttttctgttttgtgttaaGTAGCTCTAACATTGTTATCCTTTTATTTCACCTTTATACTTTAGAATACAGAATTCTATATATCTTGTTACCCTATTTActataaatatagaattatatgTACTTTTATGATTTGAGGCAGATTTTCAGGAAACAGcgcttttttaaaatacttttttttactttaaacccTGAGAAGCTAGCTTTCTTAATACTTAGTCTTTTTTACATAAGGTCCCCATTCCAAGATTTGCTGTTGGCATTGTAATAGGAAGAAATGGAGAGAtgatcaaaaaaatacaaaatgatgcTGGTGTTCGCATTCAGTTTAAGCCAGGTGAGTATATATAATAATCTTGTAAGTGTTGGCAGCAATGAGTTTTGACATACATTTattgtttaattaattttgtttctttgtttcgaAGATGATGGGACAACACCCGAGAGGATAGCACAAATAACAGGACCTCCAGACCGATGTCAACATGCTGCAGAAATTATTACAGACCTTCTTCGAAGTGTTCAGGTTTGATAGAaagttaacattttcattttttgtttttatggaaaAGTATTTTCCTTCATGAAATCTGAAGTTACCTCTATATCAGAGTCTGCTTGATGATACTTTATTAATGGAGAAAGTTTAAATTGCTTTAAGGTAAAGATCTTGGAGCAGGAAGAACTACTACCTTAAAGTGCTACCTTATTTactcttgtattttaaaaaatgttattacttATTATTAGGGCCAGTTCATCTCTACATTTCTGATTCAGGTATATGAGAGCTGggaaaaataaacttaataatTTTATCATGAAACAAAAGTATTTCTGTGCTGACTCTTCGTTCTTGTCTTTCCCTCTCTATAGGCTGGTAATCCTGGTGGACCTGGACCTGGTGGTCGAGGAAGAGGTAGAGGTCAAGGCAACTGGAACATGGGACCACCTGGTGGACTAcaggaatttaattttattgtgccaactgggaaaactggattaaTAATAGGAAAAGGCAATGTATTTTAAACTCTTAATGTTTTAACACATTATTCATTTTTCTGGACACTTTCTGTTGCTGTCGTAAACAAGTGGCAATGCTTTTTCTCTGACCGTATTTTAGTAGAAAAGCATTCTTATGTTAATATGTAACAAGTAAAACATAAATGAGGGATCTCATGTATATTTATAGAAAGAGCAGGATTTTAATCTTACTAGCTTCTAGAGAAAGCGAACTAAGAGATAATTAGTAGCATAAGAAATGTCTTTTGACCGAAAAAGTGGtttgagtgtttttgtttgtgcattttggtTTTTCCcgactcatattttaaaaatttgaatgtttataaGTGTATTAGTTTATATTTACACTGCTTTTAAAAGCagttaattcaaatattttattataatcacATTAAGGTTATGTTTAAACATACCaagtaaatgtaaatgtattttaagaGAAGCATGAAATGCTTCCTAAAATTTGATTTTCAGTGtagaatattaaatgaaaaatcttaatACAATATTGTCAATTAGGATACTGACCAAACCATATTTTTAATGGCCCATTTAATTGTgatcattttcttctaaatagcTCCTAGTACACCCTTGAAACCTTTAGAGAAATTACTGTCTTTTGATTTTAGGAGGTGAAACCATAAAAAGCATAAGCCAGCAGTCTGGTGCAAGAATAGAACTTCAGAGAAATCCTCCACCAAATGCAGATCCTAATATGAAGTTATTTACAATTCGTGGCACTCCACAACAGATAGACTATGCTCGGCAACTCATAGAAGAAAAGATTGGTGTGAGTAtactttaaacttttaatttttagtgtAGACCCTTAGACTGTAGTTAAATTAAGACATTTATTCAAATACATCAAAGGAAAATGTATCATTACTAGTCAGCATTTATAGATTTCATGATATGTATAATGGATACAACGTGAAGATTTTCCAGCAATGAAAATAACCTAATTAAATGTGTAGTTACAGGTTTTGAGAACAACCTTACATTTGGGTGTGGCTAGATAAGAGGAGGGTAGTGTTACCTGCAGGCATGATATTAGTGTTGGTGTAGGATTGTGGAACATACTTGAAGGACATAGTTAACGGGAATTCATTACTTGTTAAGATTTTACTCTACTGAACCCCAGCGAGGCAAACAAGATAAATCAGGTACATCTGCCGCTCTACAGTAGAAATTCATAAATCCTAGGTTTTGGACTGGCTCACAGATCATCTGGGGGTATTAAAATGTAGACTATTTGGGTGCTTCCCACTCCTACACATAATATACAGAGACAGACCTGACTCAAAATGTCTGGGATAGGGCCCAGCATCTAATTTTACATAGATGTTTGGGTGATTCTGGTGCACAgacaaatttggaaattttttctCCAGGAAAGTTTTCTGTTAGAACAAAAAAGTATGAAACGCTTTGACTGCTTTTTTGTAAGTGAGGCAGACAGTGTCTTACTGGAGTTTTTAACACAAAGTGTGCAGGGAGCATCTTAAATTATTAGAATTGcctaggaaaaattatttttggtgttTGCCATGCTGTGAATGGGGTGCGTGCAAAACAAGGTTGACACTGTTTCTGTCAACTTGGGAAGACAAAAATAGATGTACAAAAGACGCTTAAGGAACGTCTTACAGAATGTACACAAACATTGTAAGTTCTGTTGTATGGATAGTTTAATGGTTCAAAAAATGAAGAGGATGTTTGTAGAGTAATGATAGAGGTTGATGCCATGGCAAAAAAATGAATAGCACatcttggttttttattttacagtattaGCCTAACATGCATGGGTCAGGATTTCTGTTGGATTCATGGAAAAACAAGATAGATTGTTTTGGAGAAGCAATTTGGTGTGGTGattaagagcatggactctgtAGTCGGGTTGCCTGAGTTCAGAATTCTGTGAATCATTTACTGGTTCTGTGACCTTGGAGAAGTTACTCAGGcttttctgtgccttggtttcctcctgtaaaatgaggataatggtaTCTACTTCATAGAGTTGTAGGGATTAAATGAATGTTCATGTGTGTGTCACTTAAAAGAATGCCTGCCACATAACCCTAAAAAATGTTGCTACtttttcagtattatttttaCTACTTGGAAAGAATAGGTCATGGATAGTAAGTGAGAGATGAcagcaattggagatttaaagagACAAGTTaataaaaagaactttaaaggtCATGAAGTTTAGTTTCCCTATTTTGCAGTGAGAAATTTACAACAAAATGTAGTGTTAGCATTTTGTCCAGCATGTCGCCTGGTTGTGTTAACTACTCAGAAGGAGCATTTAGGACAGTTAAGTGTAATGTCTTTGTTGGCTTAACAAAACAGAAATCAGTTAAGCGTTACTAATGGTGTGGCATGCATGCATGATAAGGATATAAAATATCCTGATTTATTGAAGGAATTAAAAAGGGAATTTTTGTGCTATTAAACATCATGATACATGAAAGGCCAAAAAGGATATAAATTATTGATCTGAATGGGATTTTAGTGACAGAAATAGGTTGTGAGGTGGATTTTAGTTTCATAGTGAAACAACTAGCTACTAATGTTATCAGTGAAATGTTCAGAAGACGATGATACAGGACCCAAGCAGTTTGGGAATATATTGTCAAGATGGTTGTCTCATGTTAGGCAAGTAGATATAGAGAGAAGAGCTGAAGATAAGGACCTGATTTCTGTGattaagatggaaaaagataGTAAAAGTAAGAATTATAAAAGGAAAGGGAACTACTGCTGTCCGCAAACAAGCTAAAGGAAATTTAATtgctaatttaaatttaatttaatttaaattgcaTTTAATTGCTACTGCTATTGATTTTAGTGAATTTTACATGTCTCATTATTATGGCAGATGAAATAGTTTTTGCAAAATGaatgaggaaaggaaggaaaacctAAAATTTGTTGTTTGTGACTATAAGAGGGTAGAAATGGATGATTATTTGGCCATAGAGTTGTTTAACCATTActgtgtttttctgatttttctatgtCATCCTTTTTTTTGTAGGGCCCAGTAAATCCTTTAGGGCCACCTGTACCCCATGGGCCCCATGGTGTCCCAGGCCCCCATGgacctcctgggcctccagggccTGGAACTCCAATGGGACCATACAACCCTGCACCTTATAATCCTGGACCACCAGGCCCGGCTCCTCAGTAAGTATTGGGTTTAGTTCTGGGCTTTCCCCAAAGATTCTAGTTTTGGGACTGtatttttatactgatttttcttttcagtggTCCTCCAGCCCCATATGCTCCCCAGGGATGGGGAAATGCATATCCACACTGGCAGCAGCAGGCTCCTCCTGATCCAGGTAGAAGATGCTTATTATTTGTGTGttatctgtattattttccaCTCCTGTTACATTATTAAATTTTCTAGTGTTGATTCTACATTTGTATGCATCACCTTCACTCACTTTACTCTTTCAA
This genomic window contains:
- the FUBP1 gene encoding far upstream element-binding protein 1 isoform X8, producing the protein MADYSTVPPPSSGSAGGGGGGGGGGGVNDAFKDALQRARQIAAKIGGDAGTSLNSNDYGYGGQKRPLEDGDQPDAKKVAPQNDSFGTQLPPMHQQQSRSVMTEEYKVPDGMVGFIIGRGGEQISRIQQESGCKIQIAPDSGGLPERSCMLTGTPESVQSAKRLLDQIVEKGRPAPGFHHGDGPGNAVQEIMIPASKAGLVIGKGGETIKQLQERAGVKMVMIQDGPQNTGADKPLRITGDPYKVQQAKEMVLELIRDQGGFREVRNEYGSRIGGNEGIDVPIPRFAVGIVIGRNGEMIKKIQNDAGVRIQFKPDDGTTPERIAQITGPPDRCQHAAEIITDLLRSVQAGNPGGPGPGGRGRGRGQGNWNMGPPGGLQEFNFIVPTGKTGLIIGKGGETIKSISQQSGARIELQRNPPPNADPNMKLFTIRGTPQQIDYARQLIEEKIGGPVNPLGPPVPHGPHGVPGPHGPPGPPGPGTPMGPYNPAPYNPGPPGPAPHGPPAPYAPQGWGNAYPHWQQQAPPDPAKAGTDPNSAAWAAYYAHYYQQQAQPPPAAPAGAPTTTQTNGQGDQQNPAPAGQVDYTKAWEEYYKKMGQAVPAPTGAPPGGQPDYSAAWAEYYRQQAAYYAQTSPQGMPQHPPAPQGQ
- the FUBP1 gene encoding far upstream element-binding protein 1 isoform X3 — translated: MADYSTVPPPSSGSAGGGGGGGGGGGVNDAFKDALQRARQIAAKIGGDAGTSLNSNDYGYGGQKRPLEDGDGSWTSPSSTTHWEGMPSPFKDQPDAKKVAPQNDSFGTQLPPMHQQQSRSVMTEEYKVPDGMVGFIIGRGGEQISRIQQESGCKIQIAPDSGGLPERSCMLTGTPESVQSAKRLLDQIVEKGRPAPGFHHGDGPGNAVQEIMIPASKAGLVIGKGGETIKQLQERAGVKMVMIQDGPQNTGADKPLRITGDPYKVQQAKEMVLELIRDQGGFREVRNEYGSRIGGNEGIDVPIPRFAVGIVIGRNGEMIKKIQNDAGVRIQFKPDDGTTPERIAQITGPPDRCQHAAEIITDLLRSVQAGNPGGPGPGGRGRGRGQGNWNMGPPGGLQEFNFIVPTGKTGLIIGKGGETIKSISQQSGARIELQRNPPPNADPNMKLFTIRGTPQQIDYARQLIEEKIGGPVNPLGPPVPHGPHGVPGPHGPPGPPGPGTPMGPYNPAPYNPGPPGPAPHGPPAPYAPQGWGNAYPHWQQQAPPDPAKAGTDPNSAAWAAYYAHYYQQQAQPPPAAPAGAPTTTQTNGQGDQQNPAPAGQVDYTKAWEEYYKKMGQAVPAPTGAPPGGQPDYSAAWAEYYRQQAAYYAQTSPQGMPQHPPAPQCRFDPASIELAL
- the FUBP1 gene encoding far upstream element-binding protein 1 isoform X6, whose amino-acid sequence is MADYSTVPPPSSGSAGGGGGGGGGGGVNDAFKDALQRARQIAAKIGGDAGTSLNSNDYGYGGQKRPLEDGDGSWTSPSSTTHWEGMPSPFKDQPDAKKVAPQNDSFGTQLPPMHQQQSRSVMTEEYKVPDGMVGFIIGRGGEQISRIQQESGCKIQIAPDSGGLPERSCMLTGTPESVQSAKRLLDQIVEKGRPAPGFHHGDGPGNAVQEIMIPASKAGLVIGKGGETIKQLQERAGVKMVMIQDGPQNTGADKPLRITGDPYKVQQAKEMVLELIRDQGGFREVRNEYGSRIGGNEGIDVPIPRFAVGIVIGRNGEMIKKIQNDAGVRIQFKPDDGTTPERIAQITGPPDRCQHAAEIITDLLRSVQAGNPGGPGPGGRGRGRGQGNWNMGPPGGLQEFNFIVPTGKTGLIIGKGGETIKSISQQSGARIELQRNPPPNADPNMKLFTIRGTPQQIDYARQLIEEKIGGPVNPLGPPVPHGPHGVPGPHGPPGPPGPGTPMGPYNPAPYNPGPPGPAPHGPPAPYAPQGWGNAYPHWQQQAPPDPAKAGTDPNSAAWAAYYAHYYQQQAQPPPAAPAGAPTTTQTNGQGDQQNPAPAGQVDYTKAWEEYYKKMGQAVPAPTGAPPGGQPDYSAAWAEYYRQQAAYYAQTSPQGMPQHPPAPQGQ